In Papaver somniferum cultivar HN1 chromosome 9, ASM357369v1, whole genome shotgun sequence, the genomic stretch CATATGTCTGTCTATCTCCACAACATTCTTCCCTCTAAAGTGCTCAACTTCACTTCCCCTGTTTCTATTCTTTACCAATGCCAACCAACCTATGACCACCTTCGTCCTTTTGGTTGTCTCTGCTATCCCAATCTTTCCGCTACTACACCACACAAACTGGCTCCTCGTTCATCTAGATGTGTCTTCCTTGGCTTTCCTCTTCACCATCGTGGTTATCGGTGCCTCGACCTATCCACCAACAACATTATTTTATCTCGCCATGTAACGTTTGACGAAAACGTCTTTCCGTTTACTGAATCTTCCCTTAGTAATCCTTTCACTTCTGATATTTCTCCACCACCTATTTCACCATTATTTCCGGCATCTCTTGCCTACCCATATTCCACCTCTTCTGGACCTCATTCTCCCACTACTCAGCATCTTTATACTCCCCCACATCGTCGTTTTCCATCTACTTCCGCTGCATCCTCTTCTGATCCTAACGACAGCACCTTCCAGTCTCCTGCTGTCACAACTTCTCTGATCCCTACAGCCTCAACCAATATGACGTCTCCTGTATTACCTACGACGTACATTCCCTCTACAGCACCTACCTCCACCCTTCCAACTACCTCTACAGCTTCTCGTCCAGTCACACGAGCTTCTCGTGGTATTTTCCAACCAACTCAAAAACTAAATCTTCACGTTCAAACAAACATATTCAGTCTACCTAGGTCTCATCTTTATgcccttagagcatccacagtggtgcgagtataaccaaaggtCAAAGAGGCAAAAAAAGattaaattttgggtttagtctggtgtATGAtgctacggtggaaagactaaatttgatcAGGCGTACACTATACGTTctcctggtgtggggcgtggagtataccaacgcctggtgtgggacggggACTATACGTTCGCCCAGGTGCGTggatttaaaaaaagaaaaaaaaatggggcgttgatatagtcaaCGCCCCATGATATTTGCAAAGTTTAAagagtggggcgttggtatagtccacgccccacacaaaagaaaaaaaaaagaaaaccaggcgtgcactatacgtccgcctggtgtgAGGCGTGGAGTATACGTCCGcttggtgtggggcgtggactataccaacgcctggtttGGGACGGGGACTATaggtccgcctggtggtggggcgtggattataccaacgctcgactatatttgggtttagtcttggtcccagaccaaatatactctgggctttagtctttgatcaaaatttgatcgatagtacgtccCACTatgtctgttcaaaagaccaaatatttgggtttagtcgtccactgtggatgctcttagggaTCCTAACTGGAGTAAAGCCATGCAAGATGAGTACATTGCTATGTTAAAAACAAACACTTAGGATCTAGTACCGAGACCTTTTGGTGCTCACATTATTCGCTCCATGTGGCTTTTTCGCCACAAATTTCATGCTGATGGTTCCCTGCAACGATATAAGGCTAGACTTGTTGCAAATGGTAAATCTCAACAGGTTGGGGTTGATTATTTTGAGACTTTTAGTCCGGTGGTTAAACCTGCAACTATTCGCACTGTTCTCACCATAGCTACTTCGCGATCTTGGCCCATACACCAATTGGATGTCAAGAATGCTTTTCTCCATGGGGATTTGACTGAGACAGTCTATATGCATCATCCTCCAGGTTTTGTTGACCCAACTCGCCCTGACCATGTTTGCCGTCTTCGCAGAtctctttatggtctcaaacaggcgcCTCGGGCGTGGTTCCAGAGATTTGCGAGCTTCATCACTCGCTGTGGTTTTCGTGGTAGTGTATGTGATCCCTCACTTTTTATTTATCAGTCAGGATTGGACACCGCATACTTACTGTTATACGTTGATGATATTGTCCTCACTGCTTTCACTGATGCTGTTCTGTGCTGTTTTATTGACATGATGAAACGTGAATTTTCTATGACCGATCTTGGCCCGTTACATCATTTTCTGGGTATCTCTGCTACTCGCTCATCCTCAGGGATATTTTTATCTCAGTCATTATATACGAAGGACATCCTTGCTCGTGCATCCATGACCAATTGCAATTCGGTATCTACTCCGATCGACACTCAATCCAAGCTCAGTGCCGCATCTGGTCCTTCAGTTGCGGATCCTATGTTATACAGAAGCTTAGCCGGGGCATTACAATACCTCACTTTCACTCGACCAGATATATCTTATGCAGTTCAGCAGGTTTGTCTATTCATGCACGATCCTAGAAAGCCTCACATGCATGCTCTCAAGCGCATACTTCGTTATCTTCAGGGTACTATTGATCACGGTTTGTTTCTCTCCGTTTCCAATATTTCCGGCCTAActgcatactctgatgctgattgggcgggctATCCAGATTCACGTCGGTCTACCTCTGGTTATTGTATCTTTCTTGGAGACAACCTCGTCTCTTGGTCCTCCAAGCGTCAGGCAACTGTTTCCCGCTctagtgctgaagcagaatatcgaggggttgccaatgctgttgctgaaacAACCTGGCTTCGAAATCTTCTTCTTGAGTTACATATACCATTACGGCGTGCCACCATGGTTTATTGTGACAATGTGAGTGCTATATACATGTCTGGTGATCCGGTTCAGCATCAACGTACTAAACATGTGGAAATCGACATACATTTTGTTCGTGAGCGAGTTCGTATTGGTGACATTCGTGTCTTGCACATTCCTTCTAAAAATCAATATGCCGATATCTTCACCAAGGGTCTCCCTAGACAACTCTTTATTCGTTTTCGTTCTAGTCTAAGCGTTTGCTCCTCTCCCGctaagactaagggggtgtaaaaGATATTATTTCCCTTATTTCCGGTCAAGATATTATTCTCCGTAGTTAATGACTTTCATGTGATAATAATATATATTGGTAATCCGATTAAGGGATTGCTCAAGGAAGTTTATCCTTCCGTCAACCACAAAGAATTGATACATTAACTCAACTCATAGTATACCCACTGGCTTTCTAATTACGTGAAAAGTTTCTAAATACTGACTTATAGCATGTTGATACTAGAATCGTTAGTCATAAAGCTAACCTGTATGAGCTAGATTGAACttctagattggccaaaaagtgttacggatcaagaaaaaagtgtgggaaaaaagttaacactacttaTGGCTACTTCTCTCTCTAGCATTTGCTAGAAGTTCAACTAGTAACTAGTTTCAAAAGCTGAACCGTTCGGCgctcaaaaaataatcaaaacgctgaaccgttcggcgctcaaaaaataatcaaaacgctgggagaaaattttctgatctaacggctgagatttaaagtgCTGAACCAAACAGCTCtcagcgctgaacggttcagcgctaTATGGTGGTCACGCTAacatggtcttctaatctagctgctagattagaaatACCATAGAACTTGGGAGGTTCCCCTAaatgacgtggatggccaatctagctgtTAGATATCTAACCCATATGACTTAGCCTAAGTACGAAGAGCAAGAAGAATTTACTTCATGAAAAGTACTGATTTATAACATGTTTATCAGAAACATTAGTCAATCCCATAAACCTACAAAGCAGAAAGAATTTGCTTTACGaaaaatcagattttttttatttttagaaatcatTCTGAAATATTATTATCATTACCACGTATCAGGCTTAGGACTCCAGTTATATCAGAACAAGAATCGAAACAAATGAGATTGAGCATCATCCACCTCTTGCAAGGTGGTTTCTTTTGGTTGTTAGGTGTGGTATGTTTATTTTTCTTCTACATTCCTATAATATTTGTCCTAGTTGTTAGGTGCGGTGTTTGTGATCTTTGTAACAAATATCTTTGACATCATCACTCAAGGAAAGGGAGAATAGTATTATTCACTAGTGAATATTTCATTGAAAATGTTGATTAAGTCTTATTGGAACGATCTGTAGATGGGGTCCCGATGCCCAAAATAACTGCACATATACACTAGAAAATCAACTACTTTTTGAATTCATAATTTGATTCTTATGTTTTATTGGACAAGGCTGTTGATAGAGGGGGCCtatattttattcacataattTGAACtttgtttggttttggaaattcacaACAACTTAGATCTGCATTCCTTGGAAATTACTTCGTTACTATAGCTTTCATTCACAAGCTAGGAAACTATTTCTTCCAGAAGTAAATGtcccaattttttatttttcaaaaaaataaaaatgcttCTTGTTATTTTTCGTGACAGTTTTATATGATCTAACGCTAAGTTCTATGGGACAGATTGGATGGTTAAATTGGCCAAAAAATattgcaaatcatgaaaaaagtgtgggaaaaaagttaacactctttctggctacttctctctcctagcatttgctcgccgTCCCACTATCAGcaagattgaaacgctgaatggtGCGGCgttcaaaaaataaaagaaaacgccGAACGGTTCGGCGCTCAGAAGAATCGCAAAATTTAACGGCTGAGACTGAAAGAGCCGAACCATTTAGCGCTCAATAAGTAACCAAAACGCCGAATGGTTCGACGCTCAcagctgacgtggatggccaatctagcagttagATATCTTTCCCATAGGACTTAGAAAATCGATCAGGCTTACATGGAGGACCAATCTAACAACTAATTATCTCTCCCATATGACTTAGCCCAATGGTTGCCAAATTATAATGTCTGCATAACTTAATTTTGTAATGTACATATCTGAAGCTTCGGAATACAACATGGCTGTTGCATAAGGTTTGAGGGAATACCAATGGATTAGGGAGGTATGAATGAATTTGGGTGAGGGAGGTAGCAGCCTGGAAATAATACATGCCACTTGCAAAAGAGTCTGGGAGATTTTAAGCCAAGGGATCAAAAGAGTGGCTGGAGTAACAGGAGCACGACAAGTGGCACTAGGCGTGTAGTTTGTTTTCCAGGAGGATAGGAACTAGCTAAGAAGTAGGAGGAACTCCTTTTACTTTTGGCACTTGACTCACCCTTAAGTTCCCCAACCTGTCCTGCCATAAAATCTTAACCCTAAAGATGCTATTCAAAGTTATAAAGGTGTTTGATTGGAATGTTTTTGTTTCTTTCCCTTTTGTCCCACTTTGGCAATAACCCAAACTTTTACGTTTAGTCCAAATCTCACCTCAAAAAAGACCAGAGAAGCAAATTTAAGTTACCCTTCCCAAGACTCAAAGGGTCATTAGGGACATACAGTAATGCACAAGTTTTCACATAAACACCCATTGGCGTCATTAGGGTTTGGGTGGTGGGATATCCATAACCTCTAGATGCGCATTTATAGCAGTAATGCATGGTCATTTAGAAATGAGATCAGTCAAATAGGTTCTTTCTTGTTATCACAAAAATGCATGATCACATTTTTAACAAAGCATATTCAAAACATAATCTTTCAAACGTGTTGCATGCAGCTTTTGAGAGATGCTGCCCCGAATAGTAACCAAAAAGATACACACACTTTCAGCTAGGCTAAGCAACATTTCCTTTAAGCTCAGCAAAATGTGCTTTGATGGTGAACTAGATAAGGAAGGGAAACGCTTTAAGTGCTCGAGCATCTCTAGACTAGCAGATGCGATTcaacgaaggaaaaaaaaaagcgaaaaaaGAAAAGTtggcaaaagagaaaaaaaaaaaagagagaaaaaatgggtccatggaagaagaggaagaggaccACTACTGCATGATCCACCCATATGAACCCTTCAAATTGgtaaaattgaagttgaagtgATAAAATTTAGTTCTCTATATGATGTATACTATGCCCACTTGCTGAAGTTATTCAGCTTTCTTAGTGTAATGTACATattggaagaagaagacgaaagaTTGGTTGGAGCCACTGACCTTACTGCTTAGCAAAGCAAACATCAAGTAGTGGAAAAAAACTAGAGAGAAATGTCTTCGTTTTCTTTCTCATAAAAAGTTTTTCTTAATTTACATTATCATAGTTGACTCCAAAAACTTAATTAATACTCTTTTAAGAATATATTTTACCTTTCTAGAAGAATTTATTTTGTCATCTCATTCTCAGTAGTATATATACTGTTTTGATGATGAGTAGCACGTAGTTAGTGGAATGAACAATGACTATGAGAATTATGATGCTGTTGCTGTTGCAACTCTGTGGGGGGATCTATGCATCTCTTTTCATTTCCACAAGCGCATATTGTTTTAGTTAATCAAACTTTGTGTGCATGATTAAACATGACATAAAGTCTCATTTGTCTAGTTAATAGGGTTTAGTGGGGAGACAGTTTTGATCCTATATGACCAAACTCCATCCACACCCATCAATCATTTCCTTGTCTTCTGGATGGGTTGTAGCACCCGTATTTCTACCCGACCCGTTTAGTTATGTCGATGCGCAAAATGCTTGGACAATCTGCGTCGGATGCACGGCTGTGGATGGACCATGCGAGACCCACCACAGGGTGTAATATGTTTTGGCAAGTAAAGTTAAAGCCTTAAAGGGTCCATTGTGATAGCACGGCTGCTATCAACACTTTAATGTTGGGAGTCTTTTGGGTATAAAGTAATGCTAGCGCTATACATGATGTCTCCACTTTGTTTGAATTTGAAGGCATTTCTGATTACCCAAAACAACTTAAGCAAGCAAAAAGAAGTATACAGTTAAGTTCAATTCTTAAGCTTGGTGTCCGAATACTTCGAATCCATTAtcagtttccatgaactgaatgAATCACAGGATTTGTGGGAGATGGAAAAAGTAGTCCAAATAAGACCAAAAGAAAGACCACGAATGATTGAAGAAATGTATTAGTGCGAGTTTAGTGTTTTATGACGAGGACTTTACCCTAAATAGAAAGCTATTTATGTTTAAAAGATCATCACCATTCACATTTGTTTCCTGTTTAGACTGAAAATGACCCCCTGAATGTTCAATGCACCACGATGAAGAATAATGCTATGGCCTTGTTTGTCGATATCTGTGCTGGTTTAGAAATCTCCGGTAAAGAAAAACACGAAAAAATCAAACTTACAGAGATATATATCTCCGTCAAAAATTAGCTTTTAAATCAAAACCCAGTATTATCTTAGATAGTTAAACAAGAATTGTCTTCTATCAGCACGCGAATTGGAATCCAACACCAAAATCCAAAATGTCAATCAAATATCCCCCAAAAGATTCCTTGCATTCAAAGATGCAATTAATAATGAAAAGCAAATTGGTTTGAAATACTGAAATTGACACCATAAAGTTTCCAAGTGAAATATACCTATCAAAGTGGGTGGACCATTTAAAACAACTTTGCTTTATAACGATTGACAATACCAAATGAGTAGAAAAAAGAAACAACTGTGGGAAGTATTATTTGTGTTGAGGTGGACGACAGCGACCGTGTCCACGTGGACAAGGTTGGTCCCACCCAAGACCAGTATGGGATTTTGAGGGGCTGATATTTTTGATCTAGAATCTTGCCCCTCTTGGAGAAGAGTCATAATGTTTTCAAGGTCAACAACCTGTATTCACCACTGGAACTCTGATAATTCCTGAGTGCTAAGacaattacaaaagaaagtgttcatcTATTGAAAAGGAAACCGAAATAGACATGagaattttctaaagaaaaaacaAGTAGAGGAGGTTATAGCTAAGGGCTATTACTAAAGCAGGAAACTGAGGTGACAGTGTTTAGCATGCGGTGCAGCTTCTTTGTTCAAGTGACGTAATTGCTGCCGAAGTGAAATTTATTATTGCTAGAGATGATGGCAAGAAAGTGAAAATGCATCAACTCCGCTAAGTCTGCTGAAGTAGGTTAAAGCAGAGAGATACCACCATGCATTCATGAAGAATTCAACAATCGTTTTATACCCGCTTTCTGCTCTGGTGTAAGCTTGGCTGGGAATTTGATGTTGAACTTGACTCTTAGGTTTCCTTTCTTGGACGGGTCCTTCGGGATTGGCATTCCCTCTCCTTTGACGACTTCTTCATGGATGGGGCTGATGACTGACGTGACGGGAATGGTTAGACTTCGACCATCTAGAGTTGTTATTTGTGCTGTGTATCCTGTTAACGCTTCAACCAGAGACACCTTCATGCTAACAATCAGGTCGTTGCTGTCCCTCTTGAATAGATTGTGAGGTTTCTCGtcaattatgaaaaccaaatctgCAGGTATCATACCTCGCTGCTCATTGCCCTTCTCTGGGAATGTGATCTTAGTCCCCTTCTTCCAACCTGGTTTGATCACAATCGATAGGATTTCCTCTACTGTCGTAGGCCTCCTTTAGAAAGAAACAGTACGAAAAAATATGTAAGATAAGATTCCAAATGTAAAACTGATACTGTAAATTAACAAAGGCTGACCAGAAATTCCAAGTTTCTTACTGTAGTAAATAGAATTTGGCAACTATTTCCACAATTGCCTTTTAGTTTTTACAGTTATATGCACCATCAATTCGAAAAGCAAATAAGGTACTACGGTACAATacatgtttttatttgcttatagAGTACAACTGTAGAATACACAACTCTGTCCAAAATTGCTTTTCAGTAATACAATTATATGCACAATGAAGATATGGAAAAGCAACAAGAcgacagatttttatttgcttagactGGTACAACAGTAGGATACGCAGCTCCTAGATATAAGATTTAGTTACTCATTGGATTGTCTAATGATCCACGATGAACTtcagttctttgccaaaaatcaTTTGGCAAGTATCCCAGCCAACTATATTCCACGCTTCCCTATTTTCTATATTCCACACGTTTTATAAACGTGTCCAATGGCAATATGCTCTAGGTATCCCTGGTGGAAATTCATTTGGCAGGTGGATGACCAGCAACTTGTAATAGGCAGTTTGCGAGCATTCCAGCCAACTACTATTCTCTAATACTGAAATTACCCGAAAGTAGGATGATTGTCTTTAGGATGATTGTATGTACATGAAATAACCCCAAGGATGATCTACAGCGGAACTCTAAACCACTGGCAAAATGAGCATGCCAGAAGAGttattttgaattaaaaaaaaaaaagctacacgACATCTTCATCTATTGCTGTTTATTGCCAATGCACGCTATTACCTTTTGAATCTGACAATCTCCATGCTTGGGATGCTAACGCCATCAAAGAAGCAAAAGTAGTAGTTTCAAAGAAATCGACCTCCAATATAAATACTCGAAGCTCCATTTAGAATCTTACTAAAAAAAATGCTCACACCAAAAATGTGCATTGTTATATGTACATACAAACTAATTTTACCATCACAATGTTGATTCACCCTTCATAAAAGTTAATAACACttgcacaaattaaacaacaattcAAGACTATATGGAAACATAAACATGCGGAGCATCAATCTCCCAACACACCTAATTGCTACTCGAGAAGCCATAATCTCCCAACAATCGCATTCATTCACAAGAAAGCATAATGCAGCATAAGTAAAGAGTTAAACCTACTCTTCGGCTAATCCGTCACCAGAATCTAACAAATGTTCACCATTTCAAACAAACAGTACTAACTAAACTATAATTCATTCAAACAAATAAGAACAGCAATCATAGTAACTGGAAAAAAGAAACTTACCCACTTGAATCAGTAACCTCCCTGGAGATCTTCATTTTCTTAGTAGTCCCTTTATACAAATCCTCCAAATTACAAGTTAATGTTCGCTCAATCGCACTTCTTTTCCTTGGAACAGAACCCTCGCCACAACCACCCCCTCCACCTCTAAACGAAGCAAAGATATCATCCCCAAAAACACTCCTTgaataaccaccaccaccaccgccattaTGAGCACCACCAAATGGACTTGAAAACCCGAAAAACTCAGAGAATATGTCATCTGCACTCCTTGGGTTAAACCTAAatgcaccaccacctccaccataaTCAGCATAATCAGagtaaccaccaccaccaccagattgAGGTGGCGGAACTTGCCCCTTTAAACCTTCTTCTCCATACTGATCATAAATTACTCTCTTTTGAGAATCACTCAAAACCTACACATGAAAAAGTAAGTAAACGATAATTAGAAtgaaataaaagtacaaatacaAAATGGGTTTTAGGAATTTTTACATCATAAGCTTCAGAGATTTGTTTGAATTTAGCTTCGGCATCTTTCTTGTTGTTAGGGTTTTTATCAGGATGCCATTTCATTGCTAGTTTTCTATAAGCCTTCTTCAAATCATCATCACTTGCATTCCTATCGACTTCAAGAACCTTATAATAATCAACTCCCATTTCTCTCTGTCTCTGTATCTCTTTCTATCTAGAACTTGTTTTCTCTATCTAAAAACCTTCTCAATTTCATCagaaccaatttttttttggatcatggtttttttttttttttctttttttgaggggaccatgattttattttaggtaaagacattagaagtaaatttaggtcatctcttatctagatatttatattaatacataAATGccctcttgattaattttgggtgatgattagttagtgttaataattgtTAGTGTaataattagtgagatgattaagttaaagataattagtgagattaaaaaatcatggttttttttaaagaagtagaattattgagagagtaaagttagagaagatgaaaaagaaaaacatgaaaaacgatggattttaccaaccacaactggAGGaaaggtatttgggtacccatgtatgcttcaaacttagataatgttggttgaattgctccaaactttcaaaaaaatgaaattttttatgtagatttgggccagttcggttaccatatgtcaagaacatgtaaccgaacacacctgaaagtgtagttcggttacgttttccaaacacgcaggttaccgaactcgctcgttaatggaggttttggtcgtacagtgtaatgttcggttacctaggataaatttcgtagtaaccgaactttgaacttaacaatttatttgggtacatcttgtgtgttcggttagttcgcaaacttgaacgcaaccaagttcccaaccgaacctaatagttcggttagttgtaaaaaaaattctcaaccgaactgcaggttaaaagtaacctagtgttagaagttcggttggttcgcaaacttcaacatattttgcgaatcaatcgAACCGGGCTTATAAaattatttgggtacatcttgtatgtgcggttagttcgcaaacttgaacgcaaccaagttcccaaccgaacctaaTAGTTCGGCTAGTTGCAAAAaaatttcccaaccgaactgcaggttaaaagtaacctaatgttagaagttcggttggttcgcaaacttcaacatattttacgaatcaaccgaactgggcttatatatatgcatatatgcaattaggaaaaatattttgtaaccgaactttaaacaacagagttcggtaagttcgcaaaaaaatatattttgcgattaaaccgaactcaacatttggctatatagagaagagttcggttttgaaattatttttgcgactCACCGAACTCATGTGTTCggttaggcaaaaaaaaaaaaaaatcttagccgaagtgttcttcgtgttcttcatttttaaaagttcggttgtaaaactaaggtttttttcaaatttttcctaaccgaacttactactgtaacctccaaattcaacatattttgatgactacggctcaaaattttaaattaaaaacgaattaaaagtaatgggtttgtgggaaaatacTTATGGATAGGTTTGTTTATAAAAGGTTGATTAATCGTCGATGATGAAAATTTGAcgattttgattagatttgtatatgatcaggtttagatgatcataaattgatgaagaagagaagaagaaaaattgtagaatataggaagaagaagttgtagattagttataattttaattaagtaaaagggtaaactagtcatctctaccttttaggacaccccttataattatagggaaggtggcttaatcaaaccatggtcccctcaaaaaaaccatggtccccaaaaaatggttctttcATCAGACACTGTAATGTAGAGAAGAGTAATGAGCTCTCTCATCCACCTGTGGAAAATCACAAAATGGGCCTCACTTCGACAGACTCAGCAACGACGGCTATGGATATTTCAtagaaccattttttgggaccatggttttttttgaggggaccatggttttattttgggtaaagacattagaagtaaatctaggtcaccccttatctagatatttatattaatacataaataccctcctgattaattttgggtgatgtttagttagtgttaataatagttagtgtaatgattagtgagatgattaagttaaagataattagtgagattaaaaaatcagatgtttttttttaaagaagtagaattattgagagagtaatgttagagaagatgaagaaggaaaacatgaaaagcgatggattttaccaaccacaatcggaggaagggtatttgggtacccatgtatgcttcaaacttagataatgttggttgaattgctccaaactttcaaaaaaataaatttttttatgtagtttgtgccagttcggttaccatatgtcaagaacatgtaaccgaacacacctgaaagtgtagttcggttacgttatccaaacacgcaggttaccgaactcgctcgttaatggaggttttggtcgtacagtgtaatgttcggttacctaggataaaattgTAGGTAAccgggtacatcttgtgtgttcggttagttcgcaaacttgaacgcaaccaagttcccaaccgaacctaatagttcggttagttgcaaaaaaaattcccaaccgaactgcaggttaaaagtagcctagtgttagaagttcggttggttcgcaaagttcaacatattttgtgaatcaaccgaactgggcttataaaATTATtcgggtacatcttgtgtgttcggttagttcgcaaacttgaatgcaaccaagttcccaaccgaacctaatagttcggttagttgcaaaaaaaattcccaccgaactgcaggttaaaagtaacctagtgttagaagttcggttggttcgcaaacttcaacatattttgcgaatcaaccgaactgggtttatatatgcatatatgcaattaggaaaaaTATTTTGTAACAGAACTTGAAACAACAGAGTTCGGTAAGTTCGCAAAAAGAATATTTTGCGATTAAACCGAGCTCAACATTTGGCTATatagagaagagttcggttttgaaattatttttgcgagttagccgaactcattatatagtttttcagagtaaagttcggttaggattttttttttattttgcgattaaaccgaactcaacattatttttgcgactcaaccgaactcaggtgttcggttaggcaaaaaaaaagaaaaaagaaatcttaGCCGAagtattcttcgtgttcttcatttttaaaagttcggttgtaaaactagggtttttttcaaatttttcctaaccgaacttactactgtaacctccaaattcaacatattttgatgactacggctcaaaaatttcaattaaaaacgaattagaagtaatgggttggtgggaaaatacttatggataagtttgtttataaaagattgattaatcgtcgatgatgaaaatttgatgattttgatt encodes the following:
- the LOC113313773 gene encoding dnaJ protein homolog 1-like — translated: MGVDYYKVLEVDRNASDDDLKKAYRKLAMKWHPDKNPNNKKDAEAKFKQISEAYDVLSDSQKRVIYDQYGEEGLKGQVPPPQSGGGGGYSDYADYGGGGGAFRFNPRSADDIFSEFFGFSSPFGGAHNGGGGGGYSRSVFGDDIFASFRGGGGGCGEGSVPRKRSAIERTLTCNLEDLYKGTTKKMKISREVTDSSGRPTTVEEILSIVIKPGWKKGTKITFPEKGNEQRGMIPADLVFIIDEKPHNLFKRDSNDLIVSMKVSLVEALTGYTAQITTLDGRSLTIPVTSVISPIHEEVVKGEGMPIPKDPSKKGNLRVKFNIKFPAKLTPEQKAGIKRLLNSS